A single genomic interval of Megalobrama amblycephala isolate DHTTF-2021 linkage group LG15, ASM1881202v1, whole genome shotgun sequence harbors:
- the LOC125247938 gene encoding achaete-scute homolog 1b-like: MDTATQLAQSACNATITLQECALPSQTKLKVLKRQRSSSPELLRCKRRLTFNGLGYTIPQQQPVAVARRNERERNRVKQVNMGFQTLRQHVPNGAANKKMSKVETLRSAVEYIRALQQLLDEHDAISAAFQCGVPSPTLSNSYSADPESPHSSYSSDEGSYEHLSSEEQELLDFTTWFDRY; this comes from the coding sequence ATGGATACTGCAACGCAGCTGGCGCAAAGTGCATGCAACGCGACCATCACCCTGCAAGAGTGCGCGCTCCCGAGTCAAACCAAGTTGAAGGTGCTGAAAAGACAGCGCTCGAGTTCGCCGGAGCTTTTGCGCTGCAAGCGGAGACTCACTTTCAACGGGCTGGGATACACCATCCCGCAGCAGCAGCCCGTCGCGGTGGCGCGACGCAACGAACGCGAGAGAAACCGCGTCAAACAGGTCAATATGGGATTCCAGACGCTGCGCCAGCACGTTCCTAACGGCGCGGCCAATAAGAAGATGAGTAAAGTGGAAACGCTGCGGTCGGCGGTGGAGTACATCCGCGCGCTGCAGCAGCTGCTAGACGAGCACGACGCGATCTCCGCCGCGTTCCAGTGCGGCGTTCCGTCACCGACACTCTCGAACTCGTACTCCGCGGATCCAGAGTCGCCACACTCATCCTATTCGTCCGATGAAGGGAGTTACGAGCACCTGAGCTCCGAGGAACAAGAGCTGCTGGACTTCACAACCTGGTTTGATCGCTACTGA